In a genomic window of Oreochromis aureus strain Israel breed Guangdong linkage group 13, ZZ_aureus, whole genome shotgun sequence:
- the LOC120443368 gene encoding protein Daple-like, translated as MATEKQTQYKTMYCRIEAIKEQLYAAELRIYEVSTELHSPDYMEDKYFIMRAEEVNARAKCVSLQKEISKLLDVAQNHISNAEIRRKNRKAVEASQETVKDNSGPDVYVTIKEENEIVTQEHVALKKEFQDLQASVRNKAALEKNCEALKKYTEEMKAQNSALQQQIQRLKEEREQISDLVQVYESEKQQHVAVKRENQKLTKDIEKMQTDVLQARSSLKETYKNNHDVRKLFSENGEKLVQMSQLKKENKELKAQISELNDRVEMRKALRKLEKEEKALQGHKKSLFKRRADVSKQVFTEEDWREKYNILKEQVEVLKKENNEITTEIERLNGEIDSRKAIKANYKALKAEKKSLTSQGTTLQKELEGLRSKLVKEQALRQQNSELRAEIDSLAISTPALQAEIAELRKNLQGERVFNLEYNSLKMEKKSITELNKVLQKEVDKLKEKMRKEKALQEKVAAMRAKKENVCRQRDAQKTELSDFTDSTSSNFESSDTESTGLSVWSRWFKF; from the coding sequence atggcTACCGAAAAACAAACCCAGTACAAGACCATGTATTGCAGGATCGAAGCCATTAAAGAACAGCTATATGCTGCAGAACTCCGAATTTACGAGGTCAGCACTGAGCTCCACAGTCCTGATTATATGGAGGACAAATATTTCATAATGAGGGCGGAGGAAGTGAATGCAAGAGCAAAATGTGTTTCTCTTCAAAAGGAAATAAGCAAACTCTTGGACGTAGCCCAAAATCATATATCTAATGCTGAAATAAGAAGGAAGAACAGAAAAGCTGTTGAAGCGTCTCAGGAAACAGTCAAAGACAACAGCGGGCCAGATGTTTATGTTACcattaaagaagaaaatgaaattgtcaCACAAGAGCATGTGGCCCTCAAGAAGGAATTTCAAGATCTGCAGGCATCAGTTAGAAATAAAGCCGCCTTAGAGAAGAACTGTGAGGCGctaaaaaaatatacagaagAGATGAAGGCACAAAACAGTGCACTGCAACAGCAAATCCAGAGACTGAAGGAGGAACGCGAACAAATAAGTGATTTGGTTCAGGTCTACGagtctgaaaaacaacaacatgttgCTGTTAAAAGGGAAAATCAGAAGTTGACGAAAGACATCGAGAAGATGCAGACAGACGTTCTACAGGCCAGATCATCCCTCAAAGAAACTTACAAAAATAACCATGATGTCAGGAAACTGTTCtctgaaaatggagaaaaactgGTACAAATGAGccaactgaaaaaagaaaacaaggaaTTAAAAGCTCAAATAAGTGAGCTAAATGATCGTGTAGAAATGAGAAAAGCTTTAAGAAAactagaaaaggaagaaaaagccCTCCAGGggcacaaaaaaagtctttttaaaaGGCGTGCTGATGTCTCCAAACAGGTGTTTACCGAAGAAGACTGGAGGGAAAAATATAACATACTAAAGGAACAGGTAGAAGtcttaaagaaagaaaataacgaGATAACTACAGAAATTGAAAGACTGAATGGAGAAATAGACAGTCGAAAGGCTATTAAGGCAAATTATAAGGCTctgaaagcagagaaaaagtCTCTTACCAGCCAAGGTACCACTCTGCAGAAAGAGCTTGAGGGGCTGCGGTCAAAGCTGGTTAAGGAACAGGCTTTGCGTCAGCAGAATAGTGAACTTAGAGCAGAGATCGACAGCCTCGCGATTTCAACTCCTGCTCTCCAAGCTGAAATTGCAGAGCTCCGGAAAAACCTCCAAGGGGAAAGAGTTTTTAACCTTGAGTACAATTccctgaaaatggaaaaaaagagcaTTACTGAGCTCAACAAGGTCCTGCAAAAAGAAGTGGATAAACtaaaagagaaaatgagaaaGGAAAAGGCTCTGCAAGAGAAAGTCGCAGCAATGAGAGCGAAAAAAGAGAATGTATGCAGACAACGAGACGCTCAAAAAACAGAACTCAGCGATTTCACAGACTCAACAAGCTCAAACTTTGAAAGCTCAGACACAGAAAGCACCGGATTGTCAGTTTGGTCAAGATggtttaaattttaa